Genomic window (Rossellomorea aquimaris):
ACATTCCTAGGTGTTTTGGCAGGCTGCGGTACTGAAAAGAGCTCAGGCGGAGACGTAAGTGAAAAGGTCGTCATCGGTTACTTCCCTAATATTAACCACGTTCCCGCTATGGTTGCGAAGGACAAGGGATTTTATGAAGAGCAGTTGGGTAACGGTACAAAGATTGAATACAAAACCTTCCCGGATGGCTCATCCTTTATGACCGCTTTGAAAACAGGCGAAATTGATGCGGGTCTTGTCGGGCCTGGTCCAGCCATGAACAACTACATGACCGGTGCCGACGTGAAGATCATCGGTGGGGGATCCACTGGTGGAACCGTGGTTCTTGCAAGTAAGGAAAGCGGCGTGAAAACCGTGGACGATTTCGCAGGTAAATCCTTCATCACCCCTGCCGTTGGTTGTACACATGATGTTCAGGTCGAGACATTCTTGAAAGAACATGGCATTGAATCTCAACGAATCGGCGGGACCATGAAGCATGTAACAGGAAACCCGGCACAATATGCCAATATGCTGAAATCTGGT
Coding sequences:
- a CDS encoding aliphatic sulfonate ABC transporter substrate-binding protein; the protein is MKKAFLLMTIFFTFLGVLAGCGTEKSSGGDVSEKVVIGYFPNINHVPAMVAKDKGFYEEQLGNGTKIEYKTFPDGSSFMTALKTGEIDAGLVGPGPAMNNYMTGADVKIIGGGSTGGTVVLASKESGVKTVDDFAGKSFITPAVGCTHDVQVETFLKEHGIESQRIGGTMKHVTGNPAQYANMLKSGKVDIAVAPEPWAAVIQQETGANIIIDHDEISFGETLPASVLVASGKSVKENPDTIQKIVDAHKEATSFIAENPEEAKEITIKDVKDVTGQELSKEVVDQAWERIGFTYKVDSDAVQAFADSSYELKFLKEKPEFTDLIDKQFID